The proteins below are encoded in one region of Sedimentibacter sp. zth1:
- the rpoB gene encoding DNA-directed RNA polymerase subunit beta produces the protein MPHPVKIGNRVRMSYSKIEEVLELPDLIEVQKTSYDWFVKEGLKEVFDDISPIEDYTGNLILEFVDHSLDGEPKFSQLECKERDTTYSVPLKIKVRLINKETGEIKEQEAFMGDFPLMTERGTFIINGAERVIVSQLVRSPGVYYQMGRDKLGKELYSCTVIPNRGAWLEYETDSNDIISVRVDRTRKLPITVLLRAMGIQTNSQIIETVGESEQLLKTLEKDTTTNREEALIEIYKRLRPGEPPTYDSANSLISSLFFDQKRYDLAKVGRYKFNKKLSFRSRVEGRNIAADIIDLETGELIISAGEVITDAVLDKIEAAGINSIDILDHEDNLVRVVSNNFVKTKVFNLDIDFEKLGLKEKIYYPTMKKIIDENDNIEDIEKAIVENFKLLSPKHIIIDDMIASVNYQFNLFKNVGKTDDIDHLGNRRLRSVGELLQNQVRVGLSRMERVVKERMTIQDVDVITPQVLINIRPVSAAIKEFFGSSQLSQFMDQTNPLSELTNKRRMSALGPGGLSRDRASFEVRDVHQSHYGRMCPIETPEGPNIGLITSLATYARINEYGFLESPYRRVDKETGVVTKNIDYLTADIEDNVIVAQSNELLDENGSFVHNRVVVRGANGAPEIVSKDKVDYMDVSPKQVISVGTSMIPFLENDDSSRALMGSNMQKQAVPLLITEAPIIGTGMEHKAAKDSGVVIVAEHDGLVTYVSATQIIVKRSDNGMLDKYQLLKFKRSNQGTCLNQRPIIEHGDDVKKGQIIADGASTENGDLAIGKNLLIGFMTWEGYNYEDAVLLNEKLVMNDVLTSVHIEEYEAEARDTKLGPEEITRDIPNVGDDALKDLDERGIIRIGAEVVSGDILVGKVTPKGETELTAEERLLRAIFGEKAREVRDTSLKVPHGETGIIVDVKVFTRENGDELSPGVSKLVRVYIATKRKINVGDKMCGRHGNKGVISRIMPEEDMPYLPDGTPLQVVLNPLGVPSRMNIGQVLEVHLGLASKKLGWHVATPVFDGASEEDIFDALEMAEYPRNGKIKLRDGRSGEYFDGNVTVGYMYMLKLHHLVDDKIHARSTGPYSLVTQQPLGGKAQFGGQRFGEMEVWALEAYGAAHTLQEILTVKSDDVTGRVKTYEAIVKGENIPEPGVPESFKVLIKELQSLALDIKIITSDQNEVEINESIDDDASVLNESMEEVKYEEGLDGMREVNVTDDLNSDLDNGIDNIDDVSEDCDNCDDDSSLEIDIDEDDLN, from the coding sequence ATGCCGCATCCTGTGAAAATAGGTAATCGAGTAAGAATGAGTTACTCGAAAATAGAAGAAGTTTTAGAGTTACCAGATTTAATCGAAGTCCAAAAGACATCATATGATTGGTTTGTAAAAGAAGGCTTGAAAGAAGTTTTTGACGACATATCACCAATCGAGGATTATACTGGGAATCTTATACTTGAATTTGTTGACCATTCTTTAGATGGAGAGCCAAAATTCAGTCAGCTTGAGTGTAAAGAAAGGGATACTACTTATTCAGTACCTTTAAAAATTAAAGTAAGATTAATTAACAAAGAGACAGGTGAAATCAAAGAGCAAGAAGCATTTATGGGTGATTTTCCGCTAATGACTGAGAGAGGAACATTTATCATCAATGGTGCTGAACGTGTTATTGTTAGCCAGTTAGTACGTTCACCAGGCGTCTATTATCAAATGGGTAGAGATAAATTAGGTAAAGAATTGTATTCATGTACAGTTATTCCTAATAGAGGTGCGTGGTTAGAGTATGAAACTGATTCTAACGATATAATATCAGTTAGAGTTGACAGAACAAGAAAGCTTCCTATAACTGTACTTTTAAGAGCTATGGGAATACAAACAAATTCACAAATTATTGAAACAGTTGGTGAATCTGAGCAGTTACTTAAGACATTAGAAAAGGATACTACTACTAATAGGGAAGAAGCTTTAATAGAAATTTACAAAAGACTTAGACCGGGAGAGCCTCCTACTTATGATAGTGCAAATTCTTTGATATCTTCATTATTCTTTGATCAAAAAAGATATGATTTAGCTAAAGTTGGTAGATACAAATTCAACAAGAAATTAAGCTTTAGGTCAAGAGTTGAGGGTAGAAATATTGCTGCAGACATTATAGATCTAGAAACTGGAGAATTAATTATATCAGCTGGTGAAGTTATAACAGATGCTGTTTTAGACAAAATTGAAGCTGCTGGAATTAACTCTATTGACATTCTAGATCATGAAGATAATCTAGTTAGAGTTGTAAGCAATAACTTTGTAAAAACAAAGGTATTTAATTTAGATATAGACTTTGAAAAATTAGGTCTTAAGGAAAAAATTTATTATCCTACAATGAAGAAAATTATTGATGAAAATGATAATATTGAAGATATTGAAAAAGCCATTGTAGAAAATTTCAAGTTATTAAGCCCTAAACACATTATAATAGACGATATGATCGCTTCAGTTAACTATCAATTCAATTTATTTAAAAATGTTGGTAAAACTGATGATATAGATCATCTTGGCAATAGAAGATTACGTTCAGTTGGAGAATTATTGCAAAATCAAGTAAGAGTTGGTCTTTCTAGAATGGAAAGAGTAGTAAAAGAAAGAATGACTATTCAAGACGTAGATGTAATAACTCCACAAGTTTTAATTAATATAAGACCAGTATCTGCTGCAATTAAGGAATTCTTTGGAAGTTCTCAATTGTCACAGTTTATGGATCAAACAAATCCGTTATCGGAATTAACAAATAAAAGAAGAATGTCAGCTTTAGGCCCTGGTGGTTTATCGAGAGATAGAGCCAGTTTTGAGGTTAGAGACGTTCATCAATCACATTATGGTAGAATGTGTCCTATAGAGACTCCAGAGGGTCCTAATATAGGCCTTATCACCTCCCTTGCAACTTATGCAAGGATAAATGAATATGGCTTCTTAGAGTCACCATATAGAAGAGTTGATAAAGAAACAGGTGTTGTAACAAAGAACATTGATTATTTAACAGCTGATATAGAGGATAATGTTATAGTTGCTCAGTCAAATGAGCTTCTAGATGAAAATGGAAGCTTTGTTCATAACCGTGTTGTTGTTCGTGGTGCAAATGGTGCACCAGAAATAGTTTCTAAAGATAAGGTTGATTATATGGATGTATCACCAAAACAGGTTATATCTGTTGGTACATCGATGATACCTTTCCTTGAAAATGATGACTCTAGCCGTGCTTTGATGGGATCTAACATGCAGAAACAGGCTGTTCCTTTACTTATCACTGAAGCTCCAATTATAGGAACTGGTATGGAACATAAAGCAGCTAAAGACTCTGGTGTAGTTATAGTTGCTGAACATGATGGTCTTGTTACTTACGTATCAGCAACACAAATAATTGTAAAAAGAAGCGATAATGGAATGCTTGATAAATATCAATTATTGAAATTCAAACGTTCTAACCAAGGTACTTGCTTAAATCAAAGACCAATAATAGAACATGGAGACGATGTTAAAAAAGGTCAAATTATAGCAGATGGTGCTTCAACTGAAAACGGTGATTTAGCGATAGGTAAGAATCTTCTTATAGGATTTATGACTTGGGAAGGTTATAACTATGAAGATGCTGTATTATTAAATGAAAAATTAGTTATGAATGATGTGTTAACATCAGTTCATATAGAAGAATATGAAGCAGAAGCTAGAGATACAAAACTAGGTCCAGAAGAAATAACAAGAGATATTCCGAATGTTGGTGATGATGCTCTTAAAGACTTAGACGAAAGAGGAATAATTAGAATAGGTGCAGAAGTGGTTTCTGGAGACATATTGGTTGGTAAAGTTACTCCAAAAGGGGAAACTGAATTAACTGCTGAGGAAAGATTGCTTCGTGCGATATTCGGTGAAAAAGCAAGGGAAGTTAGAGATACTTCACTTAAAGTTCCGCATGGTGAAACAGGTATTATCGTTGACGTTAAGGTATTTACAAGAGAAAACGGAGACGAGTTAAGTCCTGGAGTAAGCAAATTAGTTAGAGTGTATATTGCTACTAAAAGAAAAATTAATGTTGGGGATAAAATGTGTGGTCGCCACGGTAACAAGGGTGTTATTTCAAGAATCATGCCAGAAGAAGACATGCCTTATTTACCAGATGGTACTCCATTACAAGTTGTACTTAATCCATTAGGGGTTCCTTCTCGTATGAATATCGGTCAGGTTCTTGAAGTTCATCTTGGATTAGCTTCTAAAAAACTTGGATGGCATGTTGCTACACCTGTATTCGATGGTGCGTCTGAAGAAGATATATTTGATGCATTAGAAATGGCTGAATATCCTAGAAATGGTAAAATCAAATTAAGAGATGGTAGATCAGGCGAATACTTTGATGGTAATGTTACGGTTGGATATATGTACATGTTAAAACTTCACCATCTTGTAGATGATAAAATTCATGCTCGTTCTACAGGACCTTATTCATTAGTTACTCAACAGCCACTAGGTGGTAAAGCTCAGTTTGGTGGTCAGAGATTTGGTGAGATGGAGGTTTGGGCATTAGAGGCTTATGGTGCTGCTCATACTCTTCAAGAAATCTTAACTGTAAAATCAGACGACGTTACTGGTAGAGTTAAAACTTATGAAGCAATAGTAAAAGGCGAAAATATTCCTGAACCAGGAGTTCCAGAATCATTCAAGGTATTAATTAAGGAATTACAAAGTTTAGCTTTGGATATCAAGATTATTACAAGTGATCAAAACGAAGTGGAAATCAACGAAAGTATTGACGATGATGCCTCAGTATTAAATGAGAGTATGGAAGAAGTCAAATACGAAGAAGGTTTAGATGGTATGAGAGAAGTAAATGTCACTGATGATTTGAATAGTGACTTAGATAATGGTATAGATAACATTGATGATGTTAGTGAAGATTGCGACAACTGTGATGATGATTCAAGTTTAGAAATAGATATTGATGAAGATGATCTTAATTAG
- the rplJ gene encoding 50S ribosomal protein L10 — MNQNVLEQKKKVVSEIKEKLERAQSVVLVDYRGLTVENVTELRNKYREAGVEYKVYKNTLMRFAFNELGMKDFDEQLNGPSGIAMCYDDVVATAKITNEFAKTNDKLKIKAGLAEGKVLDVEGVKALANVPSREVLLGQLAGVLQANIKNLAYMLSQVSEKNGGEVVEEAQTSDEN, encoded by the coding sequence ATGAATCAAAACGTATTAGAACAAAAGAAAAAAGTTGTTAGTGAAATAAAAGAGAAACTTGAAAGAGCACAATCAGTTGTACTAGTTGATTATAGAGGTTTAACAGTTGAAAATGTTACTGAACTTAGAAATAAGTACAGAGAAGCAGGTGTTGAATACAAGGTTTATAAAAATACTCTTATGAGATTCGCATTCAATGAATTAGGAATGAAGGATTTCGATGAGCAATTAAATGGACCTAGTGGTATAGCAATGTGTTATGATGACGTTGTAGCTACAGCTAAAATAACAAACGAATTTGCTAAAACTAATGATAAATTAAAAATCAAAGCTGGTTTAGCAGAAGGTAAAGTTTTAGATGTTGAAGGTGTTAAGGCATTAGCTAATGTACCATCAAGAGAGGTATTATTAGGACAATTAGCTGGTGTATTACAAGCTAATATTAAAAACCTTGCTTACATGTTAAGTCAAGTTAGTGAAAAAAATGGTGGAGAAGTTGTGGAAGAAGCACAAACTTCAGATGAAAACTAA
- the rpmG gene encoding 50S ribosomal protein L33, whose translation MRVKVKLACTECKQRNYDTNKNKKTNPERIEMQKYCKFCKKHTLHKETK comes from the coding sequence GTGAGAGTTAAAGTTAAATTAGCGTGCACAGAATGTAAACAAAGAAATTATGACACTAATAAGAATAAGAAAACTAACCCTGAAAGAATCGAAATGCAAAAATATTGTAAATTTTGCAAAAAACACACTTTGCATAAAGAAACAAAATAG
- the tuf gene encoding elongation factor Tu, with the protein MAKQKYERNKPHVNIGTIGHVDHGKTTLTAAITTVLNARYGSGEAVAFDNIDKAPEERERGITISTAHVEYETPNRHYAHVDCPGHADYVKNMITGAAQMDGGILVVSAADGPMPQTREHILLSRQVGVPQLVVFLNKEDMVDDPELIELVEMEIRELLSEYDFDGDNTPIVIGSALKALEDPSSEWGDKIVKLMEAVDETIPTPERDADKPFLMPVEDVFSITGRGTVATGRVERGVLKVQDKVHIVGLSEKPTETVCTGVEMFRKLLDQAEAGDNIGALLRGVQRSDVERGQVLAHPGTITPHTNFLGEVYVLTKEEGGRHTPFFKGYRPQFYFRTTDVTGSIELPEGVEMVMPGDNATFEVDLITPIAMDEGLRFAIREGGRTVGSGVVSKILK; encoded by the coding sequence ATGGCAAAGCAAAAATATGAAAGAAATAAACCCCATGTTAACATAGGTACAATTGGCCACGTTGACCATGGTAAGACAACATTAACAGCAGCGATCACAACTGTATTAAACGCAAGATATGGTTCAGGCGAAGCAGTAGCATTTGACAACATAGATAAAGCACCAGAAGAAAGAGAAAGAGGAATCACAATATCAACAGCACACGTTGAGTATGAAACTCCAAACAGACACTATGCACACGTTGACTGCCCAGGCCATGCTGACTATGTAAAGAACATGATAACAGGAGCAGCACAAATGGATGGTGGAATATTAGTTGTATCAGCAGCTGATGGACCAATGCCACAAACAAGAGAGCACATCTTATTATCAAGACAAGTTGGTGTTCCACAATTAGTAGTATTTTTAAATAAAGAAGATATGGTTGACGATCCAGAGTTAATCGAATTAGTAGAAATGGAAATCAGAGAATTATTATCAGAATATGACTTTGATGGAGATAATACACCAATCGTTATAGGATCAGCATTAAAAGCATTAGAAGATCCAAGTAGCGAGTGGGGAGATAAAATAGTAAAATTAATGGAAGCAGTTGATGAAACAATTCCAACTCCAGAAAGAGACGCAGACAAACCATTCCTAATGCCAGTAGAAGACGTATTCTCAATCACAGGTAGAGGAACAGTTGCAACAGGAAGAGTTGAAAGAGGAGTATTAAAAGTACAAGATAAAGTTCATATAGTAGGATTATCAGAAAAACCAACAGAAACTGTATGTACAGGAGTAGAAATGTTCAGAAAATTATTGGATCAAGCAGAAGCAGGAGACAATATCGGAGCATTATTAAGAGGAGTTCAAAGAAGTGATGTTGAAAGAGGTCAAGTTTTAGCGCACCCAGGAACAATAACACCACATACAAACTTCTTAGGAGAGGTATATGTATTAACTAAAGAAGAGGGTGGAAGACATACACCATTCTTCAAAGGATACAGACCACAATTCTATTTCAGAACAACTGATGTAACTGGATCAATCGAGTTACCAGAAGGCGTAGAAATGGTAATGCCAGGAGACAATGCAACATTTGAAGTAGATCTAATCACTCCAATCGCAATGGATGAAGGATTAAGATTTGCTATCAGAGAAGGCGGAAGAACAGTAGGTTCTGGAGTTGTTTCTAAAATCTTAAAATAA
- the rplA gene encoding 50S ribosomal protein L1, whose translation MPKRGKKYQDSVKTFDKLKQYDLNEAVDVVLGTAKANFDETIELHVKLGVDSRHADQQVRGAVVLPHGTGKTVRVLVFAKGDKAKEALEAGAEYVGESELADKIQKENWFDFDVVIATPDMMGVVGKLGRVLGPKGMMPNPKSGTVTFDLVKAIKEIKAGKVEYRLDKTAIIHVPVGKKSFGSQKLVENTASIMDAIVKAKPAASKGKYLKSVALTSTMGPGIKLNTAKLMD comes from the coding sequence ATGCCAAAAAGAGGAAAAAAATATCAAGATAGTGTTAAAACTTTTGATAAATTAAAGCAATATGATTTAAATGAAGCTGTAGACGTTGTATTAGGTACAGCAAAAGCTAATTTTGATGAAACAATTGAGCTTCATGTAAAATTAGGTGTAGATTCAAGACACGCAGACCAACAAGTTAGAGGAGCTGTAGTTCTTCCACACGGAACTGGTAAAACTGTACGTGTATTAGTATTTGCTAAAGGAGATAAAGCTAAAGAAGCTTTAGAAGCAGGTGCTGAGTATGTAGGTGAAAGCGAATTGGCAGATAAAATACAAAAAGAAAACTGGTTTGATTTTGATGTAGTTATTGCAACTCCAGATATGATGGGTGTTGTTGGTAAATTAGGTAGAGTATTAGGACCTAAAGGAATGATGCCAAACCCTAAATCAGGTACAGTAACATTTGATTTAGTTAAAGCAATTAAAGAAATCAAAGCTGGTAAAGTTGAGTATAGACTTGACAAAACTGCTATTATTCACGTTCCAGTGGGTAAAAAATCTTTCGGTAGTCAAAAATTAGTTGAAAACACAGCATCTATTATGGATGCTATAGTAAAAGCGAAACCAGCTGCTTCAAAAGGTAAATACCTTAAAAGCGTTGCATTGACAAGTACAATGGGACCTGGAATCAAATTAAATACAGCTAAATTAATGGACTAG
- the rplK gene encoding 50S ribosomal protein L11 — MAKKAIALVKLQIPAGKATPAPPVGTALGPHGLNIMGFCKEFNAKTADKEGLIIPIVLTVYQDRSFTFITKTPPAAVLIKKALGIESGSGEPNKKKVANLSKEKLEEIAKMKMPDLNANTIEAAMSMVAGTARSMGVTVEK, encoded by the coding sequence ATGGCAAAAAAAGCGATAGCTTTAGTTAAGCTTCAGATTCCAGCAGGAAAGGCAACTCCAGCTCCACCAGTAGGAACAGCTTTAGGACCTCATGGCCTAAATATTATGGGATTTTGTAAAGAATTTAATGCTAAAACAGCTGATAAAGAAGGATTGATTATTCCAATAGTATTAACTGTTTATCAAGATAGATCATTCACATTTATTACAAAAACTCCACCAGCAGCAGTTTTGATTAAAAAGGCTCTTGGTATAGAAAGTGGTTCTGGTGAGCCAAACAAAAAGAAAGTGGCTAACTTATCTAAAGAAAAATTAGAAGAAATAGCTAAAATGAAAATGCCTGATTTAAATGCTAATACTATAGAAGCAGCTATGAGTATGGTTGCTGGTACAGCAAGAAGTATGGGTGTAACAGTAGAAAAATAG
- the rplL gene encoding 50S ribosomal protein L7/L12, whose translation MASEKIVNFVEEIKKLTVLELNELVKAIEEEFGVSAAAPVAVMGGAGGAAPAAEEKTEFDVVLTSVGASKIKVIKVVRELTGLGLKDAKEMVDGVPKTVKAGVSKEEAEKIKASLEAEGAVAEVK comes from the coding sequence ATGGCAAGTGAAAAAATAGTTAATTTCGTAGAAGAAATTAAAAAATTAACAGTATTAGAATTAAATGAATTAGTAAAAGCAATAGAAGAGGAATTCGGTGTATCAGCAGCTGCTCCAGTAGCAGTTATGGGTGGAGCTGGTGGAGCAGCTCCAGCAGCTGAAGAAAAAACTGAATTTGACGTAGTTCTTACAAGTGTAGGAGCTAGTAAAATTAAAGTTATTAAAGTTGTAAGAGAATTAACTGGTTTAGGATTAAAAGATGCTAAAGAAATGGTAGATGGAGTTCCTAAAACTGTTAAAGCTGGAGTATCTAAAGAAGAAGCTGAAAAAATTAAAGCATCTTTAGAAGCAGAAGGCGCTGTTGCAGAAGTAAAATAG
- the nusG gene encoding transcription termination/antitermination protein NusG — protein MKQKSQGPRWYVVHTYSGHENKVKANIEKLVENREMQDIIFEVVVPSEEYEETRNGKKKIKEKKMFPGYVIIKMIMTDESWYLVRNTRGVTGFVGPGSKPVPLNDEEVKALGVSEKLPAIDLEIGETVTVVEGPFENFIGTVDSINNEKRKIKAYVSMFGRETLVELDYEQIEKV, from the coding sequence ATGAAGCAAAAATCCCAAGGACCAAGATGGTATGTTGTTCATACATATTCAGGACATGAAAACAAAGTAAAGGCTAATATTGAAAAATTAGTTGAAAACAGAGAAATGCAGGATATAATCTTTGAAGTTGTTGTTCCTTCTGAAGAGTATGAAGAAACAAGAAATGGTAAAAAGAAGATTAAGGAAAAGAAAATGTTTCCTGGTTATGTAATAATTAAAATGATAATGACTGACGAATCATGGTATCTTGTAAGAAATACAAGAGGAGTAACTGGATTCGTAGGACCTGGTTCTAAACCTGTGCCATTAAATGATGAAGAAGTCAAGGCATTGGGGGTTTCAGAAAAGCTTCCTGCTATAGATTTAGAAATTGGAGAAACAGTTACAGTAGTCGAAGGTCCTTTTGAAAATTTCATTGGTACAGTAGATAGTATTAACAATGAAAAGAGAAAGATCAAAGCTTATGTATCTATGTTCGGTAGAGAAACTCTAGTCGAACTAGATTATGAACAGATTGAAAAAGTATAA
- the secE gene encoding preprotein translocase subunit SecE codes for MSSRDNIKVKTSTRIKNYFKAVKSELKKVNWPNKKELTNYTIVVMITCIAMTIVIGGLDVLFKQFIKLVVR; via the coding sequence ATGTCAAGTAGAGATAATATAAAAGTTAAAACTTCGACAAGAATAAAAAATTACTTCAAAGCTGTAAAATCAGAATTAAAAAAGGTAAATTGGCCAAATAAAAAGGAATTAACTAACTATACTATAGTTGTTATGATAACTTGTATTGCAATGACAATAGTTATTGGGGGATTAGACGTTTTATTCAAACAATTTATTAAATTAGTAGTTAGATAG